The following are encoded together in the Streptomyces sp. NBC_01465 genome:
- a CDS encoding MBL fold metallo-hydrolase — MTEQTERTLAEPQPATRPLTGTRPLGEIRRWPRSFTHRLTAPLPGVRAFARLAREGAMRPRPEGLRDIQNLPYAPEPLPAVDTTAISVTWAGHASWVVRIGGLTVLTDPVWSRKILGTPARVTPVGVRWEDLPPIDAVVISHNHYDHLDAPTLKRLPRDTPLFVPAGLGRWCRRRGFTLVTELDWWEAAEIQAPDGHTVRFDFVPAHHWSKRTLTDTCRSLWGGWVLTDQQGRRVHFAGDTGYGRWFKEIGSRYPGIDLALLPIGAYDPRWWLGPVHMDPEEAVEACQDLGARRMAPMHWGAFLLSAEPVLEPLTRVRRAWEKAERPREDLWDLPVGASRLV; from the coding sequence ATGACGGAACAGACCGAGCGGACCCTCGCCGAGCCCCAGCCGGCGACGCGCCCGCTCACCGGGACGCGTCCCCTCGGCGAGATCCGACGCTGGCCCAGGTCCTTCACCCACCGCCTCACCGCCCCCCTTCCGGGCGTACGCGCCTTCGCACGCCTCGCCCGCGAGGGCGCCATGCGGCCCCGCCCCGAGGGACTGCGCGACATCCAGAACCTGCCGTACGCCCCCGAGCCGCTGCCCGCCGTGGACACCACCGCGATCTCCGTGACCTGGGCGGGCCACGCCAGCTGGGTGGTGCGCATCGGCGGGCTCACCGTCCTGACCGACCCCGTCTGGTCCCGGAAGATCCTCGGCACCCCGGCCAGGGTCACCCCCGTCGGCGTCCGCTGGGAGGACCTGCCGCCGATCGACGCGGTGGTCATCAGCCACAACCACTACGACCACCTCGACGCCCCCACTCTCAAACGCCTCCCGCGCGACACCCCGCTCTTCGTCCCCGCGGGCCTCGGCCGCTGGTGCAGGCGCCGCGGCTTCACGCTGGTCACCGAGCTGGACTGGTGGGAGGCGGCCGAGATCCAGGCCCCCGACGGCCACACCGTCCGCTTCGACTTCGTCCCCGCCCACCACTGGTCCAAGCGCACCCTCACCGACACCTGCCGCTCGCTGTGGGGCGGCTGGGTCCTCACCGACCAGCAGGGCCGGCGCGTCCACTTCGCGGGCGACACCGGGTACGGCCGCTGGTTCAAGGAGATCGGCAGCCGCTACCCCGGCATCGACCTGGCGCTGCTCCCGATCGGTGCGTACGACCCGCGCTGGTGGCTCGGCCCCGTGCACATGGACCCGGAGGAGGCGGTCGAGGCCTGTCAGGACCTGGGTGCGCGCCGGATGGCGCCCATGCACTGGGGCGCCTTCCTGCTCTCCGCCGAACCGGTCCTGGAGCCGCTGACCCGGGTCCGCAGGGCGTGGGAGAAGGCGGAGCGCCCGCGCGAGGACCTCTGGGACCTCCCCGTGGGCGCCTCCCGGCTGGTCTAG
- a CDS encoding DedA family protein, with amino-acid sequence MILAEIARTVPSEDAQQAVGYPTLFFLVALGSLVPVVPTGALVSTAAVVAFHQTDPFALLGVFVVSAFAAFLGDMGLYWLGRRGVHSKNGSRWLEALRSRVPQERLEKAQTKLDEHSKSVLVLSRLVPAGRIPVMLACLLGRMPLRTFARGDIPACLAWAAAYQLIGILGGSLFDEPWKGVVVAVALTLVVSGAPALWRKVRGTADPADPADPVEQR; translated from the coding sequence ATGATCCTCGCGGAGATCGCACGGACGGTGCCGTCGGAGGACGCGCAACAGGCCGTCGGCTACCCCACGCTCTTCTTCCTGGTGGCCCTGGGATCGCTGGTGCCGGTGGTGCCCACGGGGGCGCTGGTGAGTACGGCGGCGGTGGTGGCCTTCCACCAGACCGACCCCTTCGCCCTCCTCGGCGTCTTCGTGGTCTCGGCGTTCGCGGCGTTCCTCGGGGACATGGGCCTGTACTGGCTGGGCCGGCGCGGGGTCCATTCCAAGAACGGTTCGCGGTGGCTGGAGGCGCTGCGCAGCCGGGTGCCGCAGGAGCGTCTCGAGAAGGCGCAGACCAAGCTGGACGAGCACAGCAAGTCGGTCCTGGTGCTCTCCCGGCTGGTTCCTGCGGGCCGGATCCCGGTGATGCTGGCGTGTCTGCTGGGCAGGATGCCGCTGCGCACCTTCGCGCGCGGCGACATTCCGGCCTGTCTTGCGTGGGCCGCCGCGTACCAGCTGATCGGGATCCTCGGCGGCTCGCTCTTCGACGAGCCGTGGAAGGGCGTCGTGGTGGCGGTCGCGCTGACGCTCGTGGTGAGCGGCGCGCCCGCGCTGTGGCGGAAGGTCCGCGGGACGGCGGACCCGGCGGATCCGGCGGACCCTGTGGAGCAGCGCTAG
- a CDS encoding MBL fold metallo-hydrolase: MAVEVTWWGHASCTVEDSGVRVLTDPLFVRRLAHLRRRRGAVPPPEAAVAEAVLVSHLHSDHLHVPSLARLAPGTRLLVPYGAVRAVPGLRRLGLDITEVSPGDEVRVEELRVRAVPAQHDGRRLPVGPHRSPALGYVIEGEARTYFAGDTGLFDTMADEVGPVDVALLPVGGWGPFLGHSHLDAQRAAEALQRLAPRSAVPVHYGTYWPIGMDGVRPHEFHAPGEEFVRQAKRLAPAVAVHRPDHGERVRPEVFAA, translated from the coding sequence GTGGCGGTCGAGGTGACCTGGTGGGGCCATGCCAGCTGCACCGTCGAGGACTCCGGGGTCAGGGTGCTGACCGATCCGCTCTTCGTCCGCAGACTGGCCCATCTGCGCCGGCGCCGGGGTGCGGTGCCGCCCCCCGAGGCCGCCGTCGCCGAGGCGGTCCTGGTCTCGCATCTGCACTCCGACCATCTCCATGTGCCGTCGCTGGCCCGGCTCGCGCCCGGCACCCGGCTGCTCGTGCCGTACGGCGCGGTGCGGGCGGTGCCGGGTCTGCGACGTCTGGGGCTCGACATCACCGAGGTGTCGCCGGGCGACGAGGTGCGGGTCGAGGAGCTGCGGGTGCGGGCGGTGCCCGCGCAGCACGACGGGCGCAGGCTGCCGGTCGGTCCGCACCGCTCCCCCGCGCTGGGTTATGTGATCGAGGGCGAGGCCCGGACGTACTTCGCCGGGGACACCGGGCTCTTCGACACGATGGCGGACGAGGTCGGCCCGGTGGACGTGGCGCTGCTGCCGGTCGGCGGCTGGGGCCCGTTCCTCGGGCACAGCCATCTGGACGCGCAGCGGGCCGCCGAGGCGCTGCAGCGGCTGGCGCCGCGATCGGCGGTGCCGGTGCACTACGGCACGTACTGGCCGATCGGGATGGACGGGGTGCGGCCGCACGAGTTCCACGCGCCGGGCGAGGAGTTCGTACGCCAGGCCAAGCGGCTCGCCCCCGCGGTGGCGGTGCACCGGCCGGACCACGGCGAGCGGGTCAGGCCGGAGGTGTTCGCCGCATGA
- a CDS encoding PAS domain-containing protein: MTQTEEFGGDLADFVRRVGELRSARALPAQEQQTVLDAALFELQHVAENLWPRYEQLAATVPGGGASSDRQETRLLKALFQRVPLPVALVDRETVVRRMNFAATGLTDVRAGYATGRPLAALLTPGDRAAFRSQAAAVARGEGDRSLTVRLQQRPDEPLLATLSALRPPDEPQPAVLVVFQPGLSRTAHAGPKAGRPGGRRASLPDLAETTRHTELMDLRDAMTTALLGATPGDRRDVLEAVSHLLHGRFADWVVADGTGPLRRTVVCGPPGDAAGALRESLLAQDPDDCPLVREAGRGGSASLQVRPEDTEAFGRDASGAAVLVRAEVTSLLCVPLTLPGGSVLGVLTLFRTGARRAFSMAEGQAMDVMSRHAALAMRRPAAAPDEAADPASPDPSGGCSTG; encoded by the coding sequence ATGACGCAGACGGAAGAGTTCGGTGGCGATCTGGCGGACTTCGTCAGACGGGTGGGAGAGCTGAGATCCGCGCGGGCTCTGCCCGCGCAGGAACAGCAGACGGTGCTGGATGCGGCACTCTTCGAACTCCAGCACGTGGCCGAGAACTTGTGGCCGCGCTACGAGCAGCTCGCCGCCACCGTGCCGGGAGGCGGGGCGAGTTCGGACCGGCAGGAGACACGGCTGCTCAAGGCGCTGTTCCAGCGGGTGCCGCTGCCGGTGGCGCTGGTCGACCGCGAGACGGTCGTACGGCGGATGAACTTCGCGGCGACGGGGCTCACCGATGTGCGCGCCGGATATGCGACGGGCCGGCCGCTGGCCGCGCTGCTGACCCCGGGCGACCGGGCGGCCTTCCGCTCCCAGGCGGCCGCCGTGGCGCGCGGCGAGGGCGACAGGAGTCTGACCGTACGACTCCAACAGCGGCCGGACGAACCGCTGCTGGCGACCCTGAGTGCGCTCCGGCCGCCGGACGAGCCGCAGCCCGCGGTCCTCGTGGTGTTCCAGCCCGGGCTCTCGCGGACCGCGCACGCGGGCCCCAAGGCGGGTCGCCCCGGAGGGCGCCGGGCTTCGCTGCCCGACCTCGCCGAGACGACCCGGCACACGGAACTGATGGATCTGCGCGACGCCATGACCACGGCGCTGCTGGGCGCGACACCGGGCGACCGCAGGGACGTACTGGAGGCGGTGTCGCACCTCTTGCACGGGCGGTTCGCGGACTGGGTGGTCGCCGACGGCACGGGCCCGCTGCGGCGCACGGTGGTCTGCGGTCCGCCGGGGGACGCCGCCGGGGCCCTGCGCGAGTCGTTGCTCGCCCAGGACCCCGACGACTGCCCGCTGGTCCGCGAGGCCGGCCGCGGCGGCTCCGCCAGCCTCCAGGTGCGCCCCGAGGACACCGAGGCCTTCGGCCGCGACGCGTCGGGGGCGGCCGTGCTCGTACGGGCCGAGGTCACCTCTCTGTTGTGCGTGCCGCTGACGCTGCCCGGCGGCTCCGTACTGGGGGTGCTCACTCTGTTCCGTACGGGTGCGAGGCGGGCCTTCTCCATGGCGGAGGGGCAGGCCATGGACGTGATGTCCCGTCATGCGGCCCTGGCTATGCGGCGTCCCGCAGCCGCCCCGGACGAGGCTGCTGATCCCGCATCGCCTGATCCCTCAGGCGGGTGCAGCACCGGGTGA
- a CDS encoding phage holin family protein translates to MDQRRWRTAGRAFLRVIVVWAVSTLTMLALAGILPDFQLEAADGDSLTRVAMTAAWGAGAFGLLTALVWPLVVRALLLVPALVLGLLVFFLNGSLLVLALSLIPDGRGEAAPETAVLVAAVMSAVASATGAALAVRDDTAYRRRLSRLADRRRRRSGEDGGRSGPPGTVFLQLDGVGHAVLRRAAAEGVMPTVASMIGTTHRLDAWRTDWSSQTGASQLGILHGSNHDVPAFRWYEKDTGELMVSNRPASAVELQRRAIERTGDGGLLTVDGASRGNLFSGGADQLALVLSKAGRRDRYNRSRAGYFAYFSDPANAVRTAMSFVAEVGREIGQSTRSRLRRERPRIGRGGLYPFIRAFATVVERDVVVAAVIGDMLAGRTAVYADLVAYDEVAHHSGPSGGDAEKVLRRLDRSLALLATVAEHAPRRYRIVLLSDHGQSPGETFDGAYGLTLKDLVRAGCGLPVPRRAQRTRSGAEARDAVRVALHRPVLEGEESRPGPESDPIVLASGNLGLISFPDVPDRMTREQLDRRHPALLPTLANHPGIGFLLVRSEQHGSVVLAADGVEVPVAELADHTGPLAPFGEGAADAVRRTDSFPHVADVMVNSHYDPHTGEVHAFEEQIGSHGGLGGEQSHPFLLSPLDLSAPGELVGAEQIHRILRRWLRECEGPQVPLAPPLDPPHQVTERAVPGKTA, encoded by the coding sequence GTGGATCAGAGGCGATGGCGTACGGCGGGCAGAGCATTTCTCCGGGTGATCGTGGTGTGGGCGGTCTCCACCCTGACCATGCTCGCCCTCGCCGGAATCCTCCCCGACTTCCAGCTGGAGGCCGCCGACGGCGACAGCCTCACGCGGGTCGCGATGACCGCCGCCTGGGGCGCCGGCGCCTTCGGACTCCTCACCGCGCTCGTGTGGCCCCTGGTCGTACGGGCCCTGCTCCTCGTCCCCGCGCTCGTCCTCGGACTGCTCGTCTTCTTCCTCAACGGTTCGCTGCTGGTGCTCGCACTCAGCCTCATCCCCGACGGGCGCGGCGAGGCCGCCCCGGAGACCGCCGTCCTGGTCGCCGCCGTGATGTCCGCCGTGGCCTCGGCCACCGGCGCGGCCCTCGCCGTACGCGACGACACCGCCTACCGGCGCCGGCTCTCGCGCCTCGCCGACCGGCGGCGCAGAAGGAGCGGCGAGGACGGCGGCCGCAGTGGCCCGCCCGGCACCGTCTTCCTCCAGCTCGACGGCGTCGGCCACGCGGTGCTGCGGCGGGCCGCGGCCGAGGGCGTCATGCCCACCGTCGCGTCCATGATCGGCACCACCCACCGCCTCGACGCCTGGCGCACCGACTGGTCCAGCCAGACCGGCGCCAGCCAGCTCGGCATTCTGCACGGCTCCAACCACGACGTCCCCGCCTTCCGCTGGTACGAGAAGGACACCGGCGAGCTCATGGTCTCCAACCGGCCCGCCAGCGCGGTCGAGCTCCAGCGCCGTGCCATCGAGCGCACCGGCGACGGCGGGCTGCTGACCGTGGACGGCGCCAGCCGCGGCAACCTCTTCAGCGGAGGCGCCGACCAGCTCGCCCTGGTCCTCTCCAAGGCGGGCCGCCGCGACCGGTACAACCGCTCACGGGCGGGCTACTTCGCGTACTTCTCCGACCCGGCGAACGCCGTCCGCACCGCCATGTCCTTCGTCGCCGAGGTCGGCCGCGAGATCGGCCAGTCGACCCGCTCGCGGTTGCGCCGCGAGCGCCCCCGCATCGGACGCGGCGGCCTCTACCCCTTCATCCGGGCCTTCGCGACCGTCGTCGAACGGGACGTCGTCGTCGCCGCGGTGATAGGGGACATGCTCGCCGGACGCACCGCCGTCTACGCCGACCTGGTGGCCTACGACGAGGTCGCCCACCACAGCGGCCCCTCCGGCGGCGACGCCGAGAAGGTCCTCCGGCGCCTCGACCGCTCCCTCGCCCTGCTCGCCACGGTCGCCGAACACGCCCCGCGCCGCTACCGCATCGTGCTGCTCTCCGACCACGGACAGAGCCCCGGCGAGACCTTCGACGGCGCGTACGGGCTCACGCTGAAGGACCTCGTCAGGGCGGGCTGCGGACTGCCGGTGCCGCGCCGCGCCCAGCGCACCAGGAGCGGGGCCGAGGCGCGGGACGCGGTGCGCGTCGCCCTGCACCGGCCGGTCCTGGAGGGCGAGGAGTCCCGGCCGGGCCCCGAGTCCGACCCGATCGTCCTCGCCTCCGGCAACCTCGGCCTCATCTCCTTCCCCGACGTCCCGGACCGGATGACCCGCGAGCAGCTCGACCGCCGCCACCCGGCCCTGCTCCCCACCCTCGCCAACCACCCGGGCATCGGCTTCCTCCTCGTACGCAGCGAACAGCACGGCTCCGTCGTCCTGGCCGCGGACGGAGTGGAGGTCCCGGTGGCCGAACTGGCCGACCACACAGGGCCGTTGGCCCCCTTCGGCGAGGGTGCGGCCGACGCGGTGCGCCGTACGGACTCCTTCCCCCACGTCGCCGACGTCATGGTCAACTCGCACTACGACCCGCACACCGGCGAGGTGCACGCCTTCGAGGAGCAGATCGGCTCCCACGGCGGTCTCGGCGGCGAACAGTCGCACCCCTTCCTGCTCTCCCCGCTCGATCTGTCCGCGCCGGGCGAACTGGTCGGCGCAGAGCAGATCCACCGCATCCTGCGCCGCTGGCTGCGCGAGTGCGAGGGCCCGCAGGTGCCGCTGGCTCCGCCTCTCGACCCACCACATCAGGTGACGGAACGCGCCGTACCCGGTAAAACCGCCTGA
- a CDS encoding ANTAR domain-containing response regulator, with the protein MLPDTEYQGSETASTARKLTELAEQSVRCATACCGAVVTVTDGRTEPRATATHPDLATLAAVQLASGDGPIPAALDTGEPVDAEDLLNEDRWPDYRAVALESGVRSTVTLPFSRAGIDVTLSLYGFRPGSLDEALRGPATVLGEQATAGLVRERRYRAVLAEVDQLENALRSRPVIDRASGIVMHVRGCDAAEAFQILRQVSQRTNRKLADVAEAVADSKGQGLEQELIRLA; encoded by the coding sequence ATGCTGCCCGACACCGAGTACCAAGGATCCGAAACCGCTTCCACCGCACGCAAGTTGACCGAGCTCGCCGAACAGTCCGTACGATGTGCCACGGCCTGCTGCGGAGCCGTCGTGACCGTGACCGACGGCCGGACGGAGCCCCGGGCGACCGCCACCCACCCGGACCTCGCGACCCTCGCCGCCGTCCAGCTCGCGTCCGGCGACGGGCCGATCCCCGCCGCGCTGGACACCGGAGAACCGGTGGACGCGGAGGACCTGCTGAACGAGGACCGCTGGCCCGATTACCGGGCCGTGGCACTGGAATCGGGCGTACGGTCCACCGTGACCCTCCCCTTCAGCCGGGCCGGCATCGACGTCACGCTCAGCCTCTACGGCTTCCGCCCCGGCTCCCTCGACGAAGCCCTGCGCGGCCCGGCCACCGTCCTCGGCGAACAGGCCACCGCGGGACTGGTGCGCGAGCGCCGCTACCGTGCGGTCCTCGCCGAGGTCGACCAGCTGGAGAACGCCCTGCGCTCGCGCCCCGTCATCGACCGGGCCAGCGGCATCGTGATGCACGTACGGGGCTGCGACGCGGCCGAGGCGTTCCAGATCCTGCGCCAGGTCTCGCAGCGCACCAACCGCAAGCTCGCGGACGTCGCCGAGGCGGTCGCGGACTCCAAGGGCCAGGGCCTTGAGCAGGAGCTGATCCGGCTCGCCTGA
- a CDS encoding ATP-binding protein: protein MQAAVTVTPAQIPELLLGLATVRPVFLWGAPGIGKSSLVRKFADSLGLECVSLLGTQLAPEDLIGVPQIRDGRSVFCPPEAIARDEPYCLFLDELNAATPDVQKAFYSLILDRRIGSYELPEGSIVIGAGNRATDNALARPIASALVNRLTHVHLRASAGDWLVWAGENGIHPWIVEYLDDRPDHLWSQPPKTEEPFSTPRSWHMLSDALHSFGPTLDEDTLKVIAHGTLTPAHAVSFCGYIKIVRHAYGIEAILKGDASWPKRIEDRDLLYYLAEAFRGRLVKELPARKEHVSPSVRQTAYRAKSLLVQLAEISVEVAQTVIADGADGQPVLPAWFLVEAARDMPRLVEARR, encoded by the coding sequence TTGCAGGCCGCCGTCACCGTCACGCCCGCCCAGATACCCGAGCTGCTGCTCGGGCTCGCGACCGTGCGGCCGGTGTTCCTCTGGGGCGCACCCGGCATCGGGAAATCGTCCCTGGTACGGAAGTTCGCCGACTCGCTCGGCCTGGAGTGCGTCAGCCTGCTCGGTACGCAGCTCGCCCCCGAGGACCTCATCGGCGTGCCCCAGATCCGCGACGGACGCTCCGTCTTCTGCCCGCCCGAGGCCATCGCGCGAGACGAGCCGTACTGCCTCTTCCTCGACGAGCTCAACGCCGCGACGCCCGACGTCCAGAAGGCCTTCTACTCGCTGATCCTCGACCGGCGCATCGGCTCCTACGAGCTCCCCGAAGGCTCGATCGTCATCGGCGCGGGCAACCGCGCCACCGACAACGCCCTCGCCCGCCCCATCGCCTCCGCCCTCGTCAACCGCCTCACCCACGTCCATCTCCGCGCCTCCGCCGGGGACTGGCTGGTCTGGGCGGGCGAGAACGGCATCCACCCCTGGATCGTGGAGTACCTCGACGACCGGCCCGACCACCTCTGGTCGCAGCCGCCCAAGACCGAGGAGCCCTTCTCCACGCCCCGCTCCTGGCACATGCTCTCCGACGCGCTGCACTCCTTCGGGCCGACCCTCGACGAGGACACCCTCAAGGTGATCGCGCACGGCACGCTGACGCCCGCGCACGCCGTCTCCTTCTGCGGCTACATCAAGATCGTCCGCCATGCGTACGGCATCGAGGCGATCCTCAAGGGCGACGCCAGCTGGCCCAAGCGCATCGAGGACCGCGACCTGCTCTACTACCTCGCCGAGGCCTTCCGCGGACGCCTCGTCAAGGAGCTCCCGGCGCGCAAGGAGCACGTCTCTCCGTCCGTACGGCAGACCGCCTACCGCGCCAAGTCCCTGCTGGTGCAGCTCGCCGAGATCTCCGTCGAGGTCGCCCAGACCGTCATTGCCGACGGGGCGGACGGACAGCCCGTGCTGCCCGCCTGGTTCCTCGTCGAGGCCGCGCGCGACATGCCGCGGCTCGTCGAGGCCCGGCGGTGA
- a CDS encoding aminotransferase class I/II-fold pyridoxal phosphate-dependent enzyme translates to MQRTARSAQESRGPVRYGPPAPEPGLPVLPELAAVLSAAAARTDPEPPGGSTAIREAATGYWDRRGLRCDPDYVVSAPGAGSLLFALLAADGGDILLPRPCPAWWTPQARLLGRPAYHVPTPAECGGVPDPYALLETVRRVRAEGGDPRLLLLSVVDDPTATVAPPELVHEACEAAVAEGLHIISDETWRDTLHRPHDTVLLSPAEMCPDHVTVLTDLSGAHTPTAWPVALARFPDTADGAARRARTLDVLTAIGARVAGPVGAAARYALAEPEPVRERARKAAALHGAVAGAAHRAVLASGALARPPQAGRHFYADLSPLAGGLAARGVTDAMELEEHLSARIGAPVPGGHRFGDDLAALRVRFGSGPLLGSTQEQRLESLTAGEPLELPHVIEALSIFGSALDELR, encoded by the coding sequence ATGCAGCGGACGGCGAGATCGGCCCAGGAGAGCCGCGGCCCCGTCCGTTACGGACCCCCCGCCCCCGAGCCGGGCCTGCCCGTACTGCCCGAGCTCGCCGCCGTCCTCTCCGCGGCGGCCGCCCGCACCGACCCCGAGCCGCCCGGCGGCTCCACCGCGATCCGCGAAGCCGCCACCGGCTACTGGGACCGGCGCGGACTGCGCTGCGACCCGGATTACGTGGTCTCCGCGCCCGGCGCCGGCTCACTCCTGTTCGCCCTGCTCGCCGCCGACGGCGGGGACATCCTGCTGCCCCGCCCGTGCCCCGCCTGGTGGACGCCGCAGGCCCGGCTCCTGGGCCGCCCCGCCTACCACGTCCCGACTCCGGCCGAGTGCGGCGGCGTTCCCGACCCGTACGCCCTCCTGGAGACCGTGCGCCGCGTACGAGCAGAGGGCGGCGACCCGCGGCTGCTGCTGCTCTCCGTCGTCGACGACCCCACCGCCACCGTCGCCCCGCCCGAGCTCGTCCACGAGGCCTGCGAGGCGGCCGTCGCCGAGGGGCTGCACATCATCAGCGACGAGACCTGGCGCGACACCCTGCACCGGCCGCACGACACCGTGCTGCTCAGCCCCGCCGAGATGTGCCCCGACCACGTCACCGTCCTCACGGACCTCTCCGGCGCACACACCCCCACCGCCTGGCCGGTGGCCCTGGCCCGCTTCCCCGACACGGCCGACGGGGCCGCCCGCAGGGCCCGTACCCTCGACGTCCTCACCGCGATCGGAGCCCGCGTCGCAGGACCGGTCGGCGCAGCCGCCCGTTACGCCCTGGCCGAGCCGGAGCCCGTCCGCGAGCGCGCCCGGAAGGCCGCCGCCCTGCACGGCGCGGTGGCCGGGGCCGCCCACCGCGCGGTCCTCGCCTCCGGAGCCCTCGCCCGCCCGCCCCAGGCGGGCCGCCACTTCTACGCCGACCTCTCCCCGCTCGCCGGCGGTCTCGCGGCGCGCGGCGTCACCGACGCCATGGAGCTGGAGGAACACCTCTCCGCCCGGATCGGCGCCCCCGTCCCCGGCGGCCACCGGTTCGGCGACGATCTGGCCGCACTGCGCGTCCGGTTCGGATCAGGACCGCTCCTCGGGTCAACCCAGGAGCAGCGCCTGGAGTCCCTCACCGCAGGGGAACCGCTGGAATTGCCCCATGTGATCGAAGCGTTGAGCATTTTCGGATCGGCCCTCGACGAACTGCGATGA
- a CDS encoding amino acid permease translates to MTAPEAPEAQSRHARTFGLPVASALVLGNIIGGGIFLLPASVAPYGTIALIAFVVLTLGAIALALVFGRLAEKHPETGGPYVYAREAFGDFAGFLAAWSYWITTWVSNAALAVAAVGYLDVLIPVNDHKWTACLAALVIQWLPALANFAGTRYVGGVQLVSTVLKFAPLLLVAVGGLFFFDTANLGPFQAGDDSALGAISASAAILLFSYLGVESAAVSAGEVRDPRRNVGRATILGTVGAAVIYLLGTLSVFGTVPHSTLVNSTAPFSDSVNAMFDGSWGGTAVAYAALISMVGALNGWTLLSAQTPYAAAKDGLFPKVFAHKRRGVPTVGVLVTVVLASSLTVYNYAAGSSGVFEVLVLVTTFMATVPYLLATAAQIFFLASGQSDRVHRSRLTRDAVLAVLAFVFSMWLVAGSGYEAVYQGVLFLFAGVLVYAWMAARKLRACCAFPGDDPRTPSRTSGPSR, encoded by the coding sequence ATGACTGCACCAGAGGCGCCCGAGGCTCAGAGCCGGCACGCCAGGACCTTCGGCCTGCCGGTGGCCAGTGCCCTCGTCCTCGGCAACATCATCGGCGGCGGCATCTTCCTGCTGCCCGCCTCGGTCGCTCCGTACGGCACGATCGCGCTCATCGCCTTCGTGGTCCTGACGCTGGGTGCGATCGCGCTCGCCCTGGTCTTCGGGCGCCTCGCGGAGAAGCACCCCGAGACCGGCGGCCCCTACGTCTACGCCCGTGAGGCCTTCGGGGACTTCGCCGGTTTCCTGGCGGCCTGGTCGTACTGGATCACGACCTGGGTGTCCAACGCGGCTCTCGCCGTGGCAGCCGTCGGCTATCTGGACGTCCTGATCCCGGTCAACGACCACAAGTGGACCGCCTGTCTGGCCGCCCTGGTGATCCAGTGGCTGCCTGCGCTCGCCAACTTCGCGGGCACGCGCTATGTCGGCGGGGTCCAACTCGTCTCCACCGTCCTGAAGTTCGCCCCGCTCCTGCTGGTCGCGGTCGGCGGCCTCTTCTTCTTCGACACCGCGAACCTCGGCCCCTTCCAGGCCGGCGACGACTCCGCGCTCGGTGCGATCTCCGCCTCCGCGGCGATCCTGCTCTTCAGCTATCTGGGCGTCGAGTCGGCGGCCGTCAGCGCGGGCGAGGTCCGCGACCCGCGCCGCAACGTCGGACGGGCGACGATCCTGGGCACGGTCGGCGCGGCCGTGATCTACCTGCTCGGCACGCTCTCCGTCTTCGGCACCGTCCCCCACTCCACCCTGGTGAACTCCACGGCGCCCTTCTCCGACTCCGTCAACGCCATGTTCGACGGCTCCTGGGGCGGCACGGCGGTGGCGTACGCCGCACTGATCTCGATGGTCGGCGCCCTCAACGGCTGGACCCTGCTGAGCGCCCAGACCCCGTACGCGGCCGCCAAGGACGGGCTCTTCCCGAAGGTCTTCGCACACAAACGGCGCGGCGTCCCCACGGTCGGCGTCCTCGTGACGGTCGTCCTCGCCTCGTCGCTGACCGTCTACAACTACGCGGCGGGCTCCTCGGGGGTCTTCGAGGTCCTCGTCCTGGTCACCACCTTCATGGCCACCGTCCCCTACCTCCTCGCGACGGCGGCCCAGATCTTCTTCCTCGCCTCCGGCCAGAGCGACCGCGTCCACCGCTCCCGGCTGACGCGCGACGCGGTCCTCGCCGTACTCGCCTTCGTCTTCTCGATGTGGCTGGTCGCGGGCTCCGGTTACGAAGCCGTCTACCAGGGCGTGCTGTTCCTCTTCGCGGGCGTGCTCGTGTACGCGTGGATGGCGGCGCGAAAGCTGCGCGCCTGCTGTGCCTTCCCGGGGGACGACCCCCGGACCCCCAGCCGGACAAGCGGGCCGTCGCGCTGA